The Equus asinus isolate D_3611 breed Donkey chromosome 14, EquAss-T2T_v2, whole genome shotgun sequence genomic sequence TGGGtggctctctccctcccacatcAGCAAGTGCTCAGCCAGCGTCCCAAGGGAGGGGGgacatgtgcacatgtgtgtgcccgTGTGGGTGCATAGCACTGGCTTCTGTCCCCAGGCAGGGCTAGGCCTGGAGCCCTTGGCCCTGTGAACCTCCCCCCGTCTTAGTTTAGTGGAAAACCGAGGTCCAAGAGCTGGTACCTGGGGCTGAGTGCAGGGAACAgagttaaatgaatgagtgaatttttCTAGACTAAGGACCTAGATAGCTTTGGCTCTGAGCCTGCCAGGGAGCTAAGCAGAGCCCTCTGGCGGCTCTTAGGCTGCCTAGAGGGGGATGGGACCCCGGCAGGCCTCAGCAGGGGCAGTCAGAGCCTCCCTCACGGTgtctccttcccacccccagaGCTCCTGGGCTCCACCAAGAAGATCAATGTCAACTTCCAGGACCCAGATGGGTGAGTTTTCAGCCAAGGAGATGCCAGTCTGGAATGGGGGTCAGGGTGCCAGGGTCCTTGCCCATATATGCCTGTTGCCCACCTCAGCTTCTCTGCCCTGCACCACGCGGCACTGAATGGCAACACGGAATTGATCACCCTGCTGCTGGAGGCCCAGGCTGCTGTGGACATCAAGGACAACAAAGGCAAGCCCTGTCAGTGACCTCAGAGCCAGGGGCAGGGGGCTGATGTCAGGGATGGTGTCCACGGAGACCTGGACAGTTCCTTGATTGAGGCCTCAGTCTGGGTCCTCATGAGGCATGTCCTCGTGGGATCAGTGTCCTGGAGGTCAGGGTTGGGTGCAGGGTCAGGTGCTAGCTCCCAAcagcccccacctgcccccaggcATGCGGCCACTGCACTACGCAGCCTGGCAGGGCCGGAAGGAGCCCATGAAGCTGGTGCTGAAAGCGGGCTCAGCAGTAAACATCCCCTCCGATGAGGGCCACATCCCTCTGCACCTGGCAGCCCAGCATGGTCACTACGATGTGGTAAGGCCCACCTCGGGGGTGGCAGGGCACCTGGGGTGGCTTGAGCCCGGAGGACGCCGTGGGCCTGACTGGGTCCCACGGTGGTCCCCACAGTCCGAGATGCTGCTCCAGCACCAATCCAACCCATGCATGGTGGACAACTCGGGGAAGACGCCCCTAGACCTGGCCTGTGAGTTCGGTCGCGTCGGGGTAAGTCTCCTCAGGGAGCCAAGCGGGACTCCACCTGTtccatcctcctctcctggggtgggagtgggtgactgacctgcacccccaccccatttCCGGACCCCTGACTCTGACCCCTCCCTCAAGGTGGTCCAGCTGCTCCTGAGCAGCAACATGTGTGCGGCCCTGCTGGAGCCCCGGCCCGGTGACACCACCGACCCAAATGGCACCAGCCCCCTGCACCTGGCAGCCAAGAACGGCCACATTGACATCATCAGGTATGGCcgtgggggcagaggagggggaccCAGCCTCAAGGTGCCTGCTCCTGGCTCAGTGATGAGACAGGAACAGCCAGGGAGCTGCAGAGATGAGGTCAGGCCTCTGGATGCGAAAGACACTTCCAGCTGTCCACATAAAGGATGTGCcaaagggggctggggagggggcttctACACCCCCACAGACCAGGCCCTACGGCAACGTGCCACTTGCATGGTGAACTTGTGGAgacacttaacttctctgagcctgtttccccatctgtaaagtgggcatcACAACTAGGATGAGACAAGCTGTAGAGTGGGCATCACAACTAGGATGAGACGAGACCACAGCTCTGAAGGGTTGGCATGGGGCGGGGCATTTCTACCAGCACTCCATCACTGTCAGATACTGTGTTGTCATGGAGGTGGTGCAGGGCTGGCTCATCCTTGGGCCCCTGGGAATTGGGGCCTAGCTTGGGGGTGCTGGCCTGGAGGGCTCCTATAAGCCCTCCTATAAGCCCTACCTGCTCCCCGGCTTCCTGCCAGACTCCTCCTCCAAGCTGGCATTGACATTAACCGCCAGACCAAGTCCGGCACGGCCCTGCACGAGGCTGCACTCTGTGGGAAGACAGAAGTGGTTCGGCTGCTGCTGGACGTGAGTTAAGGAACCAGGGGGAGCTGGGgccgggcaggggcaggggcctcCTGACAGGCCTTGCCCTCTGGCACATGCAGAACGGGATCAATGCCCACGTGAGAAACACCTACAGCCAGACGGCCCTGGACATTGTGCACCAGTTCACCACATCCCAGGCCAGCAAAGAGATCAAGCAGCTGCTGCGAGGTGGGCCCCAGGGTTAGGGGAGCACagggggcctgggcggggcctggGCCAGGCTGGCTCTCAGGACTGGGTGGGTCTGCCTCCTCTGTCCCCAGAGGCCTCGGCTGCACTGCAGGTCCGGGCGACCAAGGATTATTGCAACAATTACGACCTGACCAGCCTCAATGTGAAAGCTGGGGACATCATCACAGTAAGGATGGCCTGGGGCAGCTGGAGCAGGGACTGTGGGACCCACAGCAGTTGGGGGGTCAGGGGATCTGGGAAGGAGGCCCAGGCCACCCACCTGCCTGACTTGGTGGGGTGTCCCCCTGAGGGTGCTCCCCCTACCTCATCTGGCCAGGTCCTTGAGCAGCATCCAGATGGCCGGTGGAAGGGCTGTATCCATGACAACCGGACAGGCAACGACCGAGTGGGCTATTTCCCGTCTTCCCTGGGCGAGGCCATTGTCAAACGAGCAGGCAAGTCTCACTTgggccagggctcagggccaGAAGGAGGCAGTGTGCGTGTGTTGGGCGGCAAGGCAAGAACCAAGCTCTAGCCATCGCTAGATGTGGGGTCCAGAGTGGGTACAGCAGCGTGTCCTGCCGGCTGTCTCCTCATCAGTGTCCCCATGcccattctttcatttattcaatagaCATTGCATGCCAGCCACTAGGAATAGATGGTGACACAGATGGACATTATTCCCGCTCTCGAGGAGCTTGTCCCCCAGGAGGGAAGGGCGCAGGGGACAGGGAAGTAAACATGGAAGGAAATGTACCAACCAATGACACAGAGAATGTGTGTGGAGACCTGCTTTAGACAGGGTGCTCAGAGAAGGCCCTGAGAAATGGGAGGGGCCAGCCACAGGCACAGCCTTTCAGGCAGGGGGAACCACAtatgcaaaggcactgaggcaggaaagagtgtGACATGTGTAAGGATCCAAAGGAGGCCAGCGTGGCTGTTGCCGAatgagggagagggaaaagggagcAGGACAAGGCCACAGGGCCATGGAACAGTTTCAGATAGGAGACTGGTGAGTAAGTTTACCTCACACAGAGGACATGGAGATTGACAGGTGGGGTGAGAGGGTATAAGTGGGACACTTAAGAGGTGTGGCCAGCCCACTCATAGTCATCTAATTCCCTGAGGTGGGGAGCCTTGCCCCAGGCTCCTGGGGGCCTCTTCCTTGCCCAAGCTCCCCTGACAGAGGTTGCACCCTCCAACAATTCCCCCCACCTGCAGGACCACGGGGCCACTGTCATGACAGCCTGGCTTGGGCCCCTCTCTGCCACGTTCTCCTGCCCTCAAATGTCCAGGGTGGGGAGGGATCTTCTGAGGGTCTCTCAGCTCCTTGGAGAcagccagggcaggaggaggctgtGGTGCTGACCCCCAAGGTATGTGTGTCCAGCCTCTGCTCTGCCCAGGCTCGGGGACCAGGCCAGGGGATGCCTGCCCGTCTCTTGGTGTCAGGCCCCTGGACCTGGGCTGGCCCAGGACTCAGCGAGGCTGTGCTCGGCCCGCAGGTTCCCGAGCAGGCGCCGAACCAGGCCCACCCCAGGGAGGCGGCTCGTCAGGGTCGTCTGCACCCCCCGAGGAGATCTGGGTGCTGAGGAAGCCTTTTGCAGGTAGGTGGGGGGCCTCAGGAGGACAGGGGCAGTGGCACTTAGGCAAGGCAGCACCTGGGCTAGGCAGGGCCAGGACTGGCTGATGATGCTCCCTCCTGCTGGCAGGTGGGGACCGCAGCGGCAGCTTGAGCAGTGTGGCTGGTGGCCGGAGCAGCGGGGGCCACACCCTGCACGCAGGCTCTGAAGGGGTCAAGGTAGGTGGgtggtggcagggctggggtgtCCTGTGCCTGGAGCAGCACTGGCCAGCGGCCTGTCTGGGTTGCAGCTCCTGGCAACCGTGCTCTCCCAGAAGTCTGTCTCTGAGTCCAGCCCGGGGGACAGCCCCGTCAAACCTCCGGAAGGCTCCACAGGTAAGAGCGAGGACAGATGTCCACTGGCCCGGCAGGGAGGTGGCCCCTGAGCAGCCCTTGCCTCACCATGCCCTCTTGTCCCCCAGGTGTGGCCCGGTCCCAGCCTCCAGTGGCCCATGCCGGGCAAGTCTATGGGGAGCAGCCGCCCAAGAAGCTGGAGCCAGCGTCGGAGGGCAAGGTACAGGGCCCGGCCCAGCTGCAGGGAGGGGCGCCCGGGCAGCCTGCCTGGCCTGGCCACAGCACAGCCAGGGCTCTTGACAGACCAGGCCCgtccttctgtctgtctgtcagtctGTGTGTGTAGGTGTTGTCTATTGTGCAGGCTGTGTGTGTGAGCTAACGTGTCTAGGAAGTGTGACGCAGGCATAAGGTGAGTGGGGAGAGTGCGCGTGAGTGGACGGTGTGACTGCAAGCTGGGCACGTGCGTGCGTGTGTGGAAGGGCACGGGTGTGATTCGAGACAAGATGTGTGGGGGTGAGACGGGTCCTGTGTGCATGCCCCCAAGTGCTGGGGAAGGTGTGAGCTGCTGGCTGAGTCCTGCACACCTCTGGGCAGAGCCCACCTTCTAGGGAGTTGGGGGGCGTGCAGCGCTGAGTGGTCCTGCCTGAGGCCCCATTCCCAGAGCCCCTCCCATGGGGCCACACTGCAGGGTATTCCTGATGCAGGAATGGGGTGGGGGGCACGGTCAGGGAGGCCTGTGACACAGACAGCACCTGGACCCTCCTGGTGGAGATCATGGAAGGAGGCCGAAGTGCTGGACAATGCTCGAGACGGTGGCATCCAGAATCTGAGTGAGGAGGAGCGGGGCCTGGCTGCAGACGGACCAGTGGACAGCGGACCAAGTAGCTGCGTGGCCTGCAGCCGAGCAGCGAAGGAGGCACTGCAATGGCTGGGGTGCACGCCTGCCGGGCGGGTGGGCAGGCGAGCCTGCAGCGGGTGCCCTGTGTCTTCCAGAGCGCCGAGGCTGTCAGCCAGTGGCTTGCCACGTTCCAGCTGCAGCTCTACGCCCCTAACTTCATCAGCGCGGGCTATGACCTGCCCACCATCAGCCGCATGACCCCTGAGGTGAGCCACCTGCAGGCTGGACATCAGCTGTGACCCAGAGACATTAGCCTCCTGCTAATGGGCCTCTCCTCTGCCTAGGACCTCACGGCCATCGGGGTCACCAAGCCAGGCCACCGGAAGAAGATCACTGCAGAGATCAGCGGCTTGAACATCCCCGACTGGCTGCCTGAGCACAAACCCGTAAGGCCCCCTGCACCCCAGTGGCCGGGCCCAGGatgggcagacagacagacagcctgCCTCCTTGGCTACAGCCCTCATGTGTCCTCTGGGGCTCCAGGGAGTGGAGAACAGAGGATGGCCCCCCAGCAGTGACCTGCCTGGATGGCTTCTGTTGGTCTGTCACAGGCACTGGGGCCAGCCTCCCTGGGACAGGGGTGACAGCCTCTGAGCTGAAAGGGAGAGGGGAACCTGAAGCCAGGAGAATCCCCCTCTCCACTACATGCTCCTGCAAAGACCCCCTCCACACTCAGGCAGTCACAAAGGGACCCCACAGCACTGCCATTGCAAGCCACCCAGAGACGGAAGGGGGGCCTGCGTTGATGGGTGTGCTTGCACACACCCAGGCACATGTGTGGGGAAGATGTGTGTGCTTTGCGTGGACAGACAGCACGTGTGCACTAACACATTCAAGGTGCCCACTGAGGAGCGCACGCGCCCCACATGCTCAACTGCACTTGCCAGCTGTGCTGACAGCTGACACCCACACCAACCTGGGGCCCGTGCTGTTACTAACAGGCACCCACATGGTAGGACAGGTCCTGGGCCGGGGGAAGGTGGGCCTGGGGCCTGTCCCATCCATgctacctctctgagcctcacattGAGCTTCAGCCTTCCATTCATTGATGGGGGAGAGGCCATGGCCACCAGAAGACCCCAGACAGTTCCATGCTCATCCGCCCTGCCTTGCCCCACACAGTCAGTGGCTCAGGGGCCTTCCAGCAAGCACAGCTGGGTCCCCTAGACCTCACTTTGCTCTGCACCCAGGGGGTGACCGAGTGTGCTGCGTGTTAGTGTGTGAGTGACGTCCAGCTGCGAGTGTGGACAGGTGGATGCCGTTCATGGAGCGACCAAGTGGTTCTGGGTGAAGACCCTTGTGGATATTTGCACGCATGTGTGATGTGGCCATGTGATAACGGCCTGATGCGGGCAGGGGAATGGTGAGAGGGCGTGTGACATGGAGGGGTGTCAGTGCCTGTGTACGGCTGAGACGCAGGGTGTGCGTGTACATGTATCTGGTTGGTGGCACTGTGGGTCTGTGTCCATGACGTGCAGGATGTGTCCCCATGGGTGCCTGGGCAAGCGCAGAAGTGCGTTCCTCCTCCCGTAAATGGTGTCCTGAAGACAGGGTCACtccgtgtgtatgtgtgtgcgtgtgttcgCATGTGCGTGTCAGCTGGCCTCAGGCTCCAGTTGAGGCTGCGCTGTCTCCAAAGCTGATACTTCTGGCCTGTCCATTTGTCCTCCTGTCTGTCTGTGCTGGGCCGGCCCGgtgtcccctcccccaacagCTCTGAGTAGTGGGCAGGATGTGGGCAGCCAGCGTGTGCTGCCCTCTGCATCCCCTGCTCCGTAGGCTAACCTGGCCATGTGGCTGTCCATGATCGGCCTGGCCCAGTACTACAAGGTGCTGGTGGACAACGGCTACGAGAACATCGACTTCATCACCGACATCACCTGGGAGGACCTGCAGGAGATCGGCATCACCAAGCTGGGTGAGGCCCCCGCCCTGGGCCCCTCTGCCTCCTATTGTTGACATCCTCCCTAGTCTGACCTGTCCTGTGTCTCACTCAGGACACCAAAAAAagctgatgttggctgtgaggaAACTGGCTGAGCTGCAGAAAGCAGAGTATGCTAAATATGAGGGGGGACCCCTGCGCCGGAAGGCACCCCAGTCTCTTGAAGTGATGGCCATTGAGTCGCCACCCACGCCTGAGCCTGCCCCGGCTGACTGCCAGTCTCCTAAGATGACCACCTTCCAGGACAGTGAGCTCAGTGGCGAGCTGCAGGCTGCCATGACTGGCCCTGCTGAGGGGGCTGCTGCCACCGCTGCCACTGCTGAGAAGCCCTCCAACCACCTGCCGCCCACCCCAAGGGCCTCCATGCGGCAGGAGCCCAGCCTGGGCGGGCGGGCACGGCACATGAGCAGCTCTCAGGAGCTGCTGGGCGATGGGCCCCCCGGGCCTGGCAGCCCCATGTCACGAAGCCAGGAATACCTGCTGGATgacgggccagcccctggaactcCACCCAAGGAGGCCCGGCCTAGCCGCCATGGCCATAGCGTCAAGCGGGCCAGTGTGCCCCCAGTGCCTGGAAAGCCACGGCAGGTCCTTCCACCAGGTGCCAGCCACTTCACACCCCCTCAGACGCCCACGAAAGCCCGGCCAgcctccccccaggccctggggggaCCTCATggtccagccccagccacagCCAAGGTGAAGCCCACCCCACAGCTGCTGCCACCAACAGAGCGACCCATGTCACCCCGCTCACTGCCTCAGTCACCCACACACCGCGGCTTTGCCTACGTGCTGCCCCAGCCTGTGGAGGGCGAGGCAGGGCCAGCTGCTCCGGGGCCTGTGCCCGTGCCCACGCTGTGCCTGCCCCCCGAAGCCGACGTGGAGCCGGAGCGGCCCAAGAAGCGCGCCCACAGCCTGAACCGCTACGCAGCATCTGACAGCGAGCCAGAGCGGGACGAGCTGCTGGTGCCGGCTGCCGGAGGGCCCTATGCCACAGTCCAGAGACGTGTGGGCCGCAGCCACTCGGTACGAGCACCCGCCGGTGCCGACAAGAACGTCAACCGCAGCCAGTCATTCGCTGTGCGGCCTCGAAAGAAGgggcccccgccgcccccgcccaaGCGCTCCAGCTCAGCCATGGCCAGTGCCAACCTGGCTGATGAGTCGGTGCCAGATGCTGAGACTGAGGGGGCTGCACCTGAGGACGGCCGGCTGGGGGTCCGGGCACAGCGCCGGCGGGCTAGCGACCTGGCAGGCAGCGTGGACACAGGCAGTGCCGGCAGTGTGAAGAGCATCGCAGCCATGCTTGAGCTGTCATCCATTGGGGGTGGGGGCCGAGTAGCCCACAGGCCCCCGGAGGGCCACCCCACGCCTCGCCCTGCCAGCCCAGAGCCAGGCCGGGTGGCCACGGTGCTGGCCTCAGTGAAGCACAAGGAGGCCATTGGGCCTGACGGTGAGGTGGTCAACCGGCGCCGCACGCTCAGTGGGCCTGTCACAGGACTTCTGGCCACTGCCCgccagggccctggggagccGGTGGGGCCTGCAGATCATGGCCACCTTGTAGAGGATGGCGCTGCCCGGCAGCGGCCTCGAGGTCCAGCCAAGGGTGAGGCAAGCGGGGAGGGCCCGCCTCTGGCCAGGGTAGAGGCCAGCGCCACCCTCAAGAGGCGCATCCGAGCCAAGCAGAATCAGCAGGAGAGCATCAAGTTCATCCTGACTGAGTCCGACACAGTCAAGCGCCGGCCCAAGGCCAAGGAGCGGGAGGCAGGTCCCGAGCTGCCCCCACCGCTGTCTGTGTACCAGAATGGCACAGGCACTGTGCGCCGCCGACCTGCCTCAGAGCAGGCCGGGCCCCCGGAGCTGCCCCCACCGCCCCCACCTGCTGAGCCACCCCCCTCCGACCTGATGCACCTGCCCCCGCTGCCCCCACCCGACAATGATGCCCGGAAACCGGCCAAGCCGCCTGTCTCTCCCAAGCCTGTCCTGGCTCAGCCTGTGTCCAAGATCCAGGGCTCGCCCACACCTGCCTCCAAGAAGGTGCCACTGCCAGGCCCCAGCAGCCCAGG encodes the following:
- the CASKIN1 gene encoding caskin-1 isoform X1 — protein: MGKEQELVQAVKAEDVGTAQRLLQRPRPGKAKLLGSTKKINVNFQDPDGFSALHHAALNGNTELITLLLEAQAAVDIKDNKGMRPLHYAAWQGRKEPMKLVLKAGSAVNIPSDEGHIPLHLAAQHGHYDVSEMLLQHQSNPCMVDNSGKTPLDLACEFGRVGVVQLLLSSNMCAALLEPRPGDTTDPNGTSPLHLAAKNGHIDIIRLLLQAGIDINRQTKSGTALHEAALCGKTEVVRLLLDNGINAHVRNTYSQTALDIVHQFTTSQASKEIKQLLREASAALQVRATKDYCNNYDLTSLNVKAGDIITVLEQHPDGRWKGCIHDNRTGNDRVGYFPSSLGEAIVKRAGSRAGAEPGPPQGGGSSGSSAPPEEIWVLRKPFAGGDRSGSLSSVAGGRSSGGHTLHAGSEGVKLLATVLSQKSVSESSPGDSPVKPPEGSTGVARSQPPVAHAGQVYGEQPPKKLEPASEGKSAEAVSQWLATFQLQLYAPNFISAGYDLPTISRMTPEDLTAIGVTKPGHRKKITAEISGLNIPDWLPEHKPANLAMWLSMIGLAQYYKVLVDNGYENIDFITDITWEDLQEIGITKLGHQKKLMLAVRKLAELQKAEYAKYEGGPLRRKAPQSLEVMAIESPPTPEPAPADCQSPKMTTFQDSELSGELQAAMTGPAEGAAATAATAEKPSNHLPPTPRASMRQEPSLGGRARHMSSSQELLGDGPPGPGSPMSRSQEYLLDDGPAPGTPPKEARPSRHGHSVKRASVPPVPGKPRQVLPPGASHFTPPQTPTKARPASPQALGGPHGPAPATAKVKPTPQLLPPTERPMSPRSLPQSPTHRGFAYVLPQPVEGEAGPAAPGPVPVPTLCLPPEADVEPERPKKRAHSLNRYAASDSEPERDELLVPAAGGPYATVQRRVGRSHSVRAPAGADKNVNRSQSFAVRPRKKGPPPPPPKRSSSAMASANLADESVPDAETEGAAPEDGRLGVRAQRRRASDLAGSVDTGSAGSVKSIAAMLELSSIGGGGRVAHRPPEGHPTPRPASPEPGRVATVLASVKHKEAIGPDGEVVNRRRTLSGPVTGLLATARQGPGEPVGPADHGHLVEDGAARQRPRGPAKGEASGEGPPLARVEASATLKRRIRAKQNQQESIKFILTESDTVKRRPKAKEREAGPELPPPLSVYQNGTGTVRRRPASEQAGPPELPPPPPPAEPPPSDLMHLPPLPPPDNDARKPAKPPVSPKPVLAQPVSKIQGSPTPASKKVPLPGPSSPEVKRAHGTPPPVSPKPPPPPTAPKPAKAAAGLQSGSASPSPAPSPARQPPAALAKPASTPPSLSASPAKPPSPGAPVLHVPAKPPRAAAAAAAGPPAAADGASPGDSARQKLEETSACLAAALQAVEEKIRQEDAQGQRPAAAEEKSTGSILDDIGSMFDDLADQLDAMLE
- the CASKIN1 gene encoding caskin-1 isoform X2, which produces MGKEQELVQAVKAEDVGTAQRLLQRPRPGKAKLLGSTKKINVNFQDPDGFSALHHAALNGNTELITLLLEAQAAVDIKDNKGMRPLHYAAWQGRKEPMKLVLKAGSAVNIPSDEGHIPLHLAAQHGHYDVSEMLLQHQSNPCMVDNSGKTPLDLACEFGRVGVVQLLLSSNMCAALLEPRPGDTTDPNGTSPLHLAAKNGHIDIIRLLLQAGIDINRQTKSGTALHEAALCGKTEVVRLLLDNGINAHVRNTYSQTALDIVHQFTTSQASKEIKQLLREASAALQVRATKDYCNNYDLTSLNVKAGDIITVLEQHPDGRWKGCIHDNRTGNDRVGYFPSSLGEAIVKRAGSRAGAEPGPPQGGGSSGSSAPPEEIWVLRKPFAGGDRSGSLSSVAGGRSSGGHTLHAGSEGVKLLATVLSQKSVSESSPGDSPVKPPEGSTGVARSQPPVAHAGQVYGEQPPKKLEPASEGKANLAMWLSMIGLAQYYKVLVDNGYENIDFITDITWEDLQEIGITKLGHQKKLMLAVRKLAELQKAEYAKYEGGPLRRKAPQSLEVMAIESPPTPEPAPADCQSPKMTTFQDSELSGELQAAMTGPAEGAAATAATAEKPSNHLPPTPRASMRQEPSLGGRARHMSSSQELLGDGPPGPGSPMSRSQEYLLDDGPAPGTPPKEARPSRHGHSVKRASVPPVPGKPRQVLPPGASHFTPPQTPTKARPASPQALGGPHGPAPATAKVKPTPQLLPPTERPMSPRSLPQSPTHRGFAYVLPQPVEGEAGPAAPGPVPVPTLCLPPEADVEPERPKKRAHSLNRYAASDSEPERDELLVPAAGGPYATVQRRVGRSHSVRAPAGADKNVNRSQSFAVRPRKKGPPPPPPKRSSSAMASANLADESVPDAETEGAAPEDGRLGVRAQRRRASDLAGSVDTGSAGSVKSIAAMLELSSIGGGGRVAHRPPEGHPTPRPASPEPGRVATVLASVKHKEAIGPDGEVVNRRRTLSGPVTGLLATARQGPGEPVGPADHGHLVEDGAARQRPRGPAKGEASGEGPPLARVEASATLKRRIRAKQNQQESIKFILTESDTVKRRPKAKEREAGPELPPPLSVYQNGTGTVRRRPASEQAGPPELPPPPPPAEPPPSDLMHLPPLPPPDNDARKPAKPPVSPKPVLAQPVSKIQGSPTPASKKVPLPGPSSPEVKRAHGTPPPVSPKPPPPPTAPKPAKAAAGLQSGSASPSPAPSPARQPPAALAKPASTPPSLSASPAKPPSPGAPVLHVPAKPPRAAAAAAAGPPAAADGASPGDSARQKLEETSACLAAALQAVEEKIRQEDAQGQRPAAAEEKSTGSILDDIGSMFDDLADQLDAMLE